The Pseudomonas asiatica genome has a segment encoding these proteins:
- the odhB gene encoding 2-oxoglutarate dehydrogenase complex dihydrolipoyllysine-residue succinyltransferase: MAIEIKAPTFPESVADGTVATWHKQPGDAVKRDELIVDIETDKVVLEVLATADGVLGAIVKGEGDTVLSDEVLGSIVEGGAAAAAPAAAPAAAAPAAAAAADAGEEDPVAAPAARKLAEENGIDLATVAGTGKGGRITKEDVVAAVANKKSAPAAAAKPAAAAAAAPVVVAAGDRTEKRVPMTRLRAKIAERLVEAQSSMAMLTTFNEVDMTEVMALRSKYKDLFEKTHNGVRLGFMSFFVKAATEALKRFPAVNASIDGNDIVYHGYADVGVAVSSDRGLVVPVLRNAESMSLAEIENGIATFGKKARDGKLAIEEMTGGTFTITNGGTFGSMMSTPIVNPPQAAILGMHNIIQRPMAINGQVVIRPMMYLALSYDHRLIDGKEAVTFLVTIKNLLEDPSRLLLDI; this comes from the coding sequence ATGGCTATCGAGATCAAAGCCCCAACCTTCCCGGAATCGGTTGCCGATGGCACCGTTGCCACCTGGCACAAGCAGCCGGGCGATGCCGTCAAGCGTGACGAGCTGATCGTCGACATCGAGACCGACAAGGTCGTCCTGGAAGTACTGGCCACCGCCGACGGCGTGCTGGGCGCCATCGTCAAGGGCGAGGGCGACACCGTCCTGTCCGACGAAGTACTGGGTTCGATCGTTGAAGGCGGTGCTGCCGCCGCTGCACCAGCTGCCGCCCCGGCCGCTGCTGCCCCGGCTGCCGCCGCCGCTGCCGACGCTGGCGAAGAAGACCCGGTTGCCGCCCCGGCCGCGCGCAAGCTGGCTGAAGAGAACGGCATCGACCTGGCTACCGTTGCCGGCACCGGCAAAGGTGGTCGCATCACCAAGGAAGACGTCGTCGCTGCCGTCGCCAACAAGAAGTCGGCGCCTGCTGCAGCTGCCAAGCCTGCCGCCGCTGCCGCTGCTGCCCCGGTTGTCGTTGCCGCTGGCGACCGCACCGAGAAGCGTGTGCCGATGACCCGCCTGCGCGCCAAGATCGCCGAGCGTCTGGTCGAAGCCCAGTCGAGCATGGCCATGCTGACCACCTTCAACGAAGTCGACATGACCGAAGTCATGGCCCTGCGTTCGAAGTACAAGGACCTGTTCGAGAAGACCCACAATGGCGTACGCCTGGGCTTCATGTCGTTCTTCGTCAAGGCCGCCACCGAAGCCCTGAAGCGCTTCCCGGCTGTCAACGCCTCGATCGACGGCAACGACATCGTCTACCACGGCTACGCCGACGTCGGCGTTGCCGTGTCCAGCGACCGTGGCCTGGTGGTACCGGTACTGCGTAACGCCGAGTCGATGAGCCTGGCGGAAATCGAGAACGGCATCGCCACCTTCGGCAAGAAGGCCCGTGACGGCAAGCTGGCCATCGAAGAGATGACCGGTGGCACCTTCACCATCACCAACGGTGGTACCTTCGGTTCGATGATGTCGACCCCGATCGTCAACCCGCCGCAGGCCGCCATTCTCGGCATGCACAACATCATCCAGCGCCCGATGGCCATCAATGGCCAGGTGGTGATTCGCCCGATGATGTACCTGGCGCTGTCGTACGATCACCGCCTGATCGACGGCAAGGAAGCGGTAACCTTCCTGGTCACCATCAAGAACCTGCTGGAAGATCCGTCTCGCCTGCTGCTGGACATCTAA
- a CDS encoding 2-oxoglutarate dehydrogenase E1 component: MQESVMQRMWESAHLSGGNAAYVEELYELYLHDPNAVPEEWRTYFQKLPADGSTATDVSHSTIRDHFVLLAKNQRRAQPVSAGSVSSEHEKKQVEVLRLIQAYRMRGHQAAKLDPLGLWQRPAPVDLSINHYGLTNADLDTTFRAGDLFIGKEEASLREIFEALQKTYCRTIGAEFTHIVDSEQRSWFQQRLESVRGRPEFSADVQAHLLERVTAGEGLEKYLGTKYPGTKRFGLEGGESLIPMLDEMIQRSGSYGTKEVVIGMAHRGRLNVLVNTFGKNPRELFDEFEGKKMNELGSGDVKYHQGFSSNVMTPGGEVHLAMAFNPSHLEIVSPVVEGSVRARQDRRNDTVGDKVLPISIHGDAAFAGQGVVMETFQMSQTRGFKTGGTVHIVINNQVGFTISNPLDARSTEYATDVAKMIQAPILHVNGDDPEAVLFVTQLAIDYRMQFKRDVVIDLVCYRRRGHNEADEPNGTQPLMYQQISKQRTTRELYAEALIQAGRIDSERAQAKIDEYRNALDNGLHVVKSLVKEPNRELFVDWRPYLGHAWTARHDTRFDLKTLQELSAKLLEIPEGFVVQRQVAKIYEDRQKMQAGGLPINWGYAETMAYATLQFEGHPIRMTGQDIGRGTFSHRHAVLHNQKDASTYVPLKNLFPGQPQFELYDSFLSEEAVLAFEYGYSTTTPNALVIWEAQFGDFANGAQVVIDQFITSGEHKWGRLCGLTMLLPHGYEGQGPEHSSARLERYLQLCAEHNIQVCVPTTPAQIYHLLRRQVIRPLRKPLIVLTPKSLLRHKLAISTLEDLAEGSFQTVIPEIDSLDPAKVERLVLCGGKVYYDLLEKRRAEGREDIAIVRIEQLYPFPEDDLVEILAPYTNLKHAVWCQEEPMNQGAWYSSQHHMRRILGRHNKALVLEYAGRDASAAPACGYASKHAEQQEKLLQDAFTV; this comes from the coding sequence ATGCAAGAAAGCGTGATGCAGCGCATGTGGGAAAGCGCCCACCTTTCAGGTGGTAACGCTGCATATGTGGAAGAGCTTTATGAGCTCTACCTGCACGACCCTAACGCTGTGCCAGAAGAGTGGCGCACCTACTTCCAGAAGTTGCCCGCCGACGGCAGCACCGCTACCGATGTATCGCACTCGACAATCCGCGACCATTTCGTACTGCTGGCAAAGAACCAGCGCCGCGCCCAACCGGTATCCGCCGGGAGCGTGAGCAGTGAACACGAGAAGAAGCAGGTTGAAGTTCTGCGACTGATCCAGGCCTATCGTATGCGCGGCCATCAGGCTGCCAAGCTCGACCCGTTGGGGTTGTGGCAGCGTCCTGCGCCCGTAGACCTGTCGATCAATCACTACGGCTTGACCAATGCCGATCTTGATACGACCTTCCGTGCCGGCGACCTGTTCATCGGCAAAGAGGAGGCGAGCCTACGCGAGATCTTCGAGGCGCTCCAGAAGACATATTGTCGCACCATTGGCGCCGAGTTCACCCACATCGTCGATTCCGAGCAGCGCAGCTGGTTCCAGCAGCGCCTGGAAAGCGTGCGCGGCCGTCCGGAGTTTTCCGCTGACGTGCAGGCCCACCTGCTCGAGCGCGTGACCGCCGGTGAAGGCCTTGAGAAATACCTGGGCACCAAGTACCCGGGCACCAAGCGTTTCGGCCTCGAGGGCGGCGAAAGCCTGATCCCGATGCTGGACGAGATGATCCAGCGTTCCGGTTCCTACGGCACCAAGGAAGTCGTGATCGGCATGGCCCACCGTGGCCGCCTGAACGTTCTGGTCAACACCTTCGGCAAGAACCCGCGCGAGCTGTTCGACGAGTTCGAAGGCAAGAAGATGAACGAGCTGGGCTCCGGTGACGTGAAGTATCACCAGGGCTTCTCCTCGAACGTGATGACCCCGGGTGGCGAAGTGCACCTGGCCATGGCGTTCAACCCGTCCCACCTGGAAATCGTCTCGCCAGTGGTCGAGGGTTCGGTGCGCGCCCGTCAGGATCGCCGCAACGACACCGTTGGCGACAAGGTACTGCCGATCTCGATCCACGGCGACGCAGCATTCGCCGGCCAGGGCGTGGTCATGGAAACCTTCCAGATGTCGCAGACCCGCGGTTTCAAGACCGGCGGTACCGTGCACATCGTGATCAACAACCAGGTTGGTTTCACCATCAGCAACCCGCTGGACGCGCGCTCCACCGAGTACGCCACCGACGTTGCCAAGATGATCCAGGCGCCGATCCTGCACGTGAACGGCGACGACCCGGAAGCCGTGCTGTTCGTGACCCAGCTGGCCATCGACTACCGCATGCAGTTCAAGCGTGACGTGGTCATCGACCTGGTCTGCTACCGCCGCCGCGGCCACAACGAGGCCGACGAGCCGAACGGCACCCAGCCTTTGATGTACCAGCAGATCAGCAAGCAGCGCACCACGCGTGAACTGTACGCTGAGGCGCTGATCCAGGCCGGCCGCATCGATTCCGAGCGCGCCCAGGCCAAGATCGACGAGTACCGCAACGCGCTGGACAACGGCCTGCACGTGGTGAAGAGCCTGGTCAAGGAGCCGAACCGCGAGCTGTTCGTCGACTGGCGCCCGTACCTGGGCCATGCCTGGACCGCGCGTCACGACACCCGCTTCGACCTCAAGACCCTGCAGGAACTGTCGGCCAAGCTGCTGGAGATCCCGGAAGGTTTCGTCGTCCAGCGCCAGGTCGCCAAGATCTACGAAGACCGTCAGAAGATGCAGGCCGGTGGCTTGCCGATCAACTGGGGTTATGCAGAGACCATGGCCTACGCCACCCTGCAGTTCGAAGGTCACCCGATCCGCATGACCGGCCAGGACATCGGCCGTGGCACCTTCTCGCACCGTCACGCGGTGCTGCACAACCAGAAGGACGCCAGCACCTACGTACCGCTGAAGAACCTGTTCCCGGGCCAGCCTCAGTTCGAACTGTACGACTCCTTCCTGTCGGAAGAAGCGGTACTGGCCTTCGAATACGGCTACTCGACCACCACGCCGAACGCGCTGGTGATCTGGGAAGCCCAGTTCGGTGACTTCGCCAACGGTGCGCAAGTGGTGATCGACCAGTTCATCACCAGCGGCGAGCACAAGTGGGGCCGTCTGTGCGGTCTGACCATGCTGCTGCCACACGGTTATGAAGGGCAGGGCCCGGAGCACTCCTCTGCGCGCCTGGAGCGTTACCTGCAGCTGTGCGCCGAGCACAACATCCAGGTCTGCGTACCGACCACCCCGGCCCAGATCTACCACCTGCTGCGTCGCCAGGTCATCCGTCCGCTGCGCAAGCCGCTGATCGTGCTGACGCCGAAGTCGCTGCTGCGCCACAAGCTGGCCATCTCGACCCTGGAAGACCTGGCAGAAGGCTCGTTCCAGACCGTGATCCCGGAAATCGACAGCCTCGATCCGGCCAAGGTCGAACGCCTGGTCCTGTGCGGCGGCAAGGTTTACTACGACCTGCTGGAAAAACGCCGTGCCGAAGGCCGCGAAGACATCGCCATCGTGCGTATCGAGCAGCTGTATCCGTTCCCTGAGGACGACCTGGTCGAAATCCTGGCGCCTTACACCAACCTCAAGCATGCGGTCTGGTGTCAGGAAGAGCCGATGAACCAGGGCGCCTGGTACAGCAGCCAGCACCACATGCGCCGTATCCTGGGCCGCCACAACAAGGCACTGGTCCTGGAATACGCCGGCCGCGACGCTTCCGCCGCGCCAGCCTGTGGTTACGCATCGAAGCACGCCGAACAGCAGGAAAAACTGCTGCAAGACGCCTTCACTGTTTAA
- a CDS encoding succinate dehydrogenase iron-sulfur subunit — MLKVEVYRYNPDTDSAPKMESFDVDTGGKDLMVLDVLALIKEKDEGFSYRRSCREGVCGSDGMNMNGKNGLACITPLSAVVKGNKLVLRPLPGLPVIRDLVVDMSIFYKQYEKVKPFLQNDTPAPAIERLQSPEDRDKLDGLYECILCACCSTSCPSFWWNPDKFLGPAALLQAYRFLADSRDTKTQERLASLDDPFSVFRCRGIMNCVNVCPKGLNPTKAIGHVRNMLLQSGT; from the coding sequence ATGTTGAAAGTCGAAGTTTATCGTTACAACCCGGACACCGACTCGGCGCCCAAAATGGAGTCGTTCGACGTCGATACCGGCGGCAAGGACCTGATGGTTCTCGATGTATTGGCGCTGATCAAGGAAAAGGACGAAGGTTTCTCGTACCGTCGCTCCTGCCGTGAAGGCGTTTGCGGTTCCGACGGCATGAACATGAACGGCAAGAACGGCCTGGCCTGCATCACCCCGCTGTCGGCGGTGGTGAAGGGCAACAAGCTGGTTCTGCGCCCGCTGCCGGGCCTGCCGGTCATTCGTGACCTGGTCGTCGACATGAGCATCTTCTACAAGCAGTACGAGAAGGTGAAGCCGTTCCTGCAGAACGACACTCCTGCGCCGGCCATCGAGCGCCTGCAGTCGCCGGAAGACCGCGACAAGCTGGACGGCCTGTACGAGTGCATCCTGTGCGCTTGCTGCTCGACTTCCTGCCCGTCGTTCTGGTGGAACCCGGACAAGTTCCTGGGCCCGGCCGCACTGCTGCAAGCCTATCGCTTCCTGGCCGACAGCCGTGACACCAAGACCCAGGAGCGCCTGGCGTCCCTGGATGACCCGTTCAGCGTATTCCGCTGCCGCGGGATCATGAACTGCGTCAACGTTTGCCCGAAAGGTCTGAACCCGACCAAGGCAATCGGCCACGTACGTAACATGCTGCTGCAAAGCGGCACCTGA
- the sdhA gene encoding succinate dehydrogenase flavoprotein subunit, giving the protein MASIPTISFDAIIIGGGGAGMRAALQLAQGGHKTAVVTKVFPTRSHTVSAQGGITCAIASADPNDDWRWHMYDTVKGSDYIGDQDAIEYMCQEGPAAVFELDHMGLPFSRTETGRIYQRPFGGQSKDFGKGGQAARTCAASDRTGHALLHTLYQGNLKAGTTFLNEYYAVDLVKNQDGAFVGVIAICIETGETMYIKSKATVLATGGAGRIYASTTNALINTGDGIGMALRAGVPVQDIEMWQFHPTGIAGAGVLVTEGCRGEGGYLINAHGERFMERYAPNAKDLAGRDVVARSMVKEIIAGNGVGPNKDHVLLKLDHLGEEVLHSRLPGICELSKTFAHVDPVVAPVPVVPTCHYMMGGVATNIHGQAITMDAEGKDHIIPGLFAVGEVACVSVHGANRLGGNSLLDLVVFGRAAGLHLEKSLSDGVEYRDASDTDIDVALNRLNKLNERTAGEDVASLKRELQSCMQNYFGVFRTGEYMQKGIEQLAGLRDRIANVKINDKSQAFNTARIEALELQNLLEVAEATAIAAEARKESRGAHAREDFEDRDDENWLCHTLYYPGEKRVAKRGVNFAPKTVPAFEPKVRTY; this is encoded by the coding sequence ATGGCTAGCATTCCAACCATTTCCTTCGACGCCATCATCATCGGTGGCGGCGGCGCCGGCATGCGCGCAGCGCTGCAGCTGGCTCAAGGCGGCCACAAGACTGCCGTGGTCACCAAGGTCTTCCCGACCCGTTCGCACACTGTATCCGCCCAGGGCGGCATCACCTGCGCCATCGCTTCGGCCGACCCGAACGATGACTGGCGCTGGCACATGTACGATACCGTCAAAGGCTCCGACTACATCGGTGACCAGGACGCTATCGAATACATGTGTCAGGAAGGCCCGGCTGCGGTCTTCGAGCTGGACCACATGGGCCTGCCGTTCTCGCGTACCGAAACCGGCCGCATCTACCAGCGTCCGTTCGGTGGCCAGTCCAAGGACTTCGGTAAAGGTGGCCAGGCCGCCCGTACCTGTGCTGCTTCCGACCGTACCGGTCACGCGCTGCTGCACACCCTGTACCAGGGCAACCTGAAGGCAGGCACTACCTTCCTCAACGAGTACTACGCTGTTGACCTGGTGAAGAACCAGGACGGCGCGTTCGTCGGTGTGATCGCAATCTGCATCGAAACCGGCGAAACCATGTACATCAAGTCCAAGGCCACCGTTCTGGCCACTGGCGGTGCCGGTCGTATCTACGCCTCCACCACCAACGCCCTGATCAACACGGGTGACGGTATCGGCATGGCGCTGCGTGCGGGCGTACCGGTGCAGGACATCGAGATGTGGCAGTTCCACCCGACCGGCATCGCCGGCGCCGGTGTACTGGTTACCGAAGGTTGCCGCGGTGAAGGTGGCTACCTGATCAACGCCCACGGCGAGCGCTTCATGGAGCGTTACGCGCCGAACGCGAAAGACCTGGCCGGCCGCGACGTGGTTGCCCGTTCCATGGTCAAGGAAATCATCGCCGGCAACGGCGTGGGCCCGAACAAGGACCACGTGCTGCTGAAGCTGGACCACCTGGGCGAGGAAGTGTTGCACAGCCGCCTGCCAGGTATCTGCGAGCTGTCCAAGACCTTCGCCCACGTCGACCCAGTCGTCGCGCCGGTCCCGGTCGTACCGACCTGCCACTACATGATGGGCGGCGTTGCCACCAACATTCATGGCCAGGCCATCACCATGGACGCCGAAGGCAAGGACCACATCATCCCGGGTCTGTTCGCAGTGGGTGAAGTGGCGTGCGTATCGGTCCACGGTGCCAACCGTCTGGGCGGCAACTCGCTGCTCGACCTGGTGGTATTCGGTCGTGCCGCTGGCCTGCACCTGGAAAAATCGCTGTCCGACGGCGTGGAATACCGCGACGCCAGCGACACCGATATCGATGTCGCCCTGAACCGCCTGAACAAGCTCAACGAGCGTACCGCTGGCGAAGACGTTGCCAGCCTCAAGCGCGAGCTGCAGAGCTGCATGCAGAACTACTTCGGTGTATTCCGTACTGGCGAATACATGCAGAAGGGTATCGAGCAGCTGGCCGGCCTGCGTGACCGTATTGCCAACGTCAAGATCAACGACAAGTCCCAGGCCTTCAACACCGCGCGTATCGAAGCGCTGGAGCTGCAGAACCTGCTGGAAGTCGCCGAAGCTACCGCCATCGCGGCCGAAGCCCGTAAAGAGTCCCGCGGCGCCCACGCCCGTGAAGACTTCGAAGACCGTGACGACGAAAACTGGCTGTGCCACACCCTGTACTACCCGGGTGAGAAACGCGTTGCCAAGCGCGGCGTCAACTTTGCGCCGAAGACTGTTCCAGCCTTCGAACCAAAAGTCCGGACTTACTAA
- the sdhD gene encoding succinate dehydrogenase, hydrophobic membrane anchor protein produces MVTNVTNLSRSGLYDWMAQRVSAVVLAAYFLFLIGYVVAHPGIDYTQWHGLFSNNAMRIFSLLALVALGAHAWVGMWTIATDYLTPMSFGKSATAIRFLFQAVCGVAMFAYFVWGVQILWGI; encoded by the coding sequence ATGGTAACCAATGTCACGAACCTGTCGCGTTCGGGCCTCTATGACTGGATGGCGCAGCGCGTTTCTGCGGTCGTTCTCGCGGCTTACTTCCTCTTCCTGATCGGCTACGTGGTCGCCCACCCAGGCATCGACTACACCCAGTGGCATGGTCTGTTCTCCAACAACGCGATGCGGATCTTCAGTCTGCTGGCCCTCGTTGCCCTGGGCGCTCACGCCTGGGTCGGCATGTGGACCATTGCGACCGACTACCTGACGCCAATGTCGTTCGGCAAGTCGGCAACTGCGATTCGTTTCCTGTTCCAGGCGGTATGCGGCGTTGCGATGTTCGCTTACTTCGTCTGGGGTGTGCAGATTCTCTGGGGTATCTGA
- the sdhC gene encoding succinate dehydrogenase, cytochrome b556 subunit: MKKAVKSQRPVNLDLRTIKLPVTAYTSILHRISGVILFLGLAIMLYALGKSLGSEEGFGEVKACLTSPLAKFVTWGLLSALLYHLVAGVRHLIMDMGIGETLEGGKLGSKIVIVISVVLIVLVGVWVW; encoded by the coding sequence GTGAAAAAAGCCGTGAAAAGCCAACGACCTGTAAACCTAGACCTAAGGACCATCAAGCTCCCCGTCACTGCGTACACGTCCATCCTGCATCGTATCTCCGGCGTCATCCTGTTCCTTGGCCTTGCCATCATGCTTTATGCACTGGGCAAGTCGCTGGGTTCCGAGGAAGGCTTTGGTGAGGTGAAGGCGTGTCTGACCAGCCCGCTGGCCAAATTCGTGACCTGGGGCCTGCTATCCGCCCTGCTTTATCACCTCGTGGCAGGTGTACGTCACCTGATCATGGACATGGGCATCGGTGAGACGCTGGAAGGCGGCAAGCTGGGCTCGAAAATCGTGATCGTCATCTCCGTGGTGCTGATCGTTCTGGTGGGAGTTTGGGTATGGTAA
- the gltA gene encoding citrate synthase, translated as MADKKAQLVIEGAAPVELPILTGTVGPDVIDVRGLGATGHFTFDPGFMATASCESKITYIDGDKGILLHRGYPIEQLAEKSDYLETCYLLLNGELPNAEQKAQFVSTVKNHTMVHEQLKSFFNGFRRDAHPMAVMCGVVGALSAFYHDSLDINNPQHREISAVRLVAKMPTLAAMVYKYSMGQPMMYPRNDLSYAENFLHMMFNTPCEIKPISPVLAKAMDRIFILHADHEQNASTSTVRLAGSSGANPFACIAAGIAALWGPAHGGANEAVLTMLDEIGDVSNIDKFIAKAKDKNDPFKLMGFGHRVYKNRDPRATVMKQTCDEVLRELGIKNDPQLELAMRLEEIALTDPYFIERSLYPNVDFYSGIILKAIGIPTSMFTVIFALARTVGWISHWKEMLSSPYKIGRPRQLYTGEQKRDIVALQDRK; from the coding sequence ATGGCTGACAAAAAAGCGCAGTTGGTCATCGAGGGCGCTGCCCCCGTCGAGCTGCCCATTTTAACCGGCACCGTTGGTCCTGATGTAATCGACGTCCGCGGGTTGGGGGCCACTGGTCACTTCACCTTCGACCCTGGTTTCATGGCGACTGCCTCGTGCGAGTCGAAGATCACCTACATTGACGGCGACAAAGGTATCCTGCTGCACCGCGGCTACCCGATCGAGCAGCTCGCCGAAAAGTCCGACTACCTCGAAACCTGCTACCTGCTGCTCAACGGCGAACTGCCGAATGCCGAGCAGAAGGCCCAGTTCGTCAGCACCGTGAAGAACCACACCATGGTTCACGAGCAGCTGAAGTCCTTCTTCAACGGCTTCCGCCGCGACGCCCACCCGATGGCGGTGATGTGCGGCGTGGTCGGCGCCCTGTCGGCGTTCTATCACGACTCCCTGGACATCAATAACCCGCAACACCGCGAAATTTCCGCGGTGCGCCTGGTCGCCAAGATGCCGACCCTGGCCGCGATGGTTTACAAGTACTCCATGGGCCAGCCGATGATGTATCCGCGCAACGACCTGTCGTACGCGGAAAACTTCCTGCACATGATGTTCAACACCCCGTGCGAGATCAAACCGATCAGCCCGGTGCTGGCCAAGGCGATGGACCGGATCTTCATCCTCCACGCCGACCACGAGCAGAACGCCTCCACCTCTACCGTTCGTCTGGCCGGCTCGTCGGGTGCCAACCCGTTCGCCTGTATCGCCGCTGGTATCGCCGCACTCTGGGGCCCGGCCCACGGCGGTGCGAACGAAGCGGTACTGACCATGCTCGATGAAATCGGCGATGTCTCGAACATCGACAAGTTCATCGCCAAGGCCAAGGACAAGAACGACCCGTTCAAGCTCATGGGCTTCGGTCACCGCGTGTACAAGAACCGCGACCCGCGCGCCACCGTGATGAAGCAGACCTGCGACGAAGTCCTGCGCGAGCTGGGCATCAAGAACGACCCGCAGCTGGAACTGGCCATGCGCCTGGAAGAGATCGCCCTGACCGATCCGTACTTCATCGAGCGCTCGCTGTACCCGAACGTCGACTTCTACTCGGGGATCATCCTCAAGGCGATCGGCATTCCGACCAGCATGTTCACCGTGATCTTCGCCCTGGCACGTACCGTGGGCTGGATCTCGCACTGGAAAGAAATGCTCTCCAGCCCGTACAAGATCGGCCGCCCGCGCCAGCTGTACACCGGCGAGCAGAAGCGCGACATCGTTGCGCTGCAGGACCGCAAGTAA
- a CDS encoding START domain-containing protein, with the protein MRSFKRIALLCGMGVLLSPAAWAENWQVAKDEEGIKVSLSEVAGSKYKAYQGVTVIKAPLAKVQALQEDVVGACAWIHECKSQKLLKHEGDQSWTYTQFNTPWPVTPRDSVLHVTTVKGADGSLVRNLKEEPTYVPEEKGFVRVAKVEGFWKLVPKGDSTEVTYQVHTEPGGSVPAMVANKFVVDAPFNTLKGLRERAEKN; encoded by the coding sequence ATGAGATCGTTCAAGCGTATTGCTCTGCTGTGTGGCATGGGTGTTCTGCTGTCGCCCGCGGCCTGGGCCGAAAACTGGCAGGTGGCCAAGGACGAGGAGGGGATCAAGGTTTCCCTCAGTGAAGTGGCCGGTTCCAAGTACAAGGCCTATCAAGGCGTCACCGTGATCAAGGCGCCGCTGGCCAAGGTGCAGGCGTTGCAGGAGGATGTGGTCGGGGCTTGTGCATGGATTCACGAATGCAAGTCGCAGAAGCTGCTCAAGCACGAAGGTGACCAGAGCTGGACCTACACCCAGTTCAATACGCCATGGCCGGTCACGCCGCGGGACTCGGTATTGCATGTGACCACGGTCAAGGGGGCTGACGGCAGCCTGGTGCGCAACCTGAAGGAAGAGCCAACCTACGTCCCGGAAGAGAAGGGCTTTGTGCGGGTGGCGAAGGTCGAAGGCTTCTGGAAGCTGGTGCCCAAGGGTGACAGCACGGAAGTGACCTATCAGGTGCACACCGAGCCGGGTGGTAGCGTGCCGGCGATGGTGGCCAACAAGTTCGTGGTGGATGCGCCGTTCAATACGCTGAAAGGGTTGCGGGAGCGGGCTGAGAAAAACTGA
- a CDS encoding YkgJ family cysteine cluster protein, whose translation MNCREGCGACCIAPSITSAMPRMPNGKPAGERCLHLTVDNLCDLFGKPERPAVCGGFKADVEVCGSDRDEAIRILGWWEQMTAA comes from the coding sequence ATGAATTGCCGTGAGGGCTGTGGTGCCTGCTGCATCGCCCCGTCCATCACCTCTGCGATGCCGCGCATGCCCAATGGCAAGCCGGCTGGCGAGCGCTGCCTGCACCTGACCGTCGACAACCTCTGCGACCTGTTCGGCAAGCCCGAGCGGCCGGCAGTGTGTGGCGGTTTCAAGGCGGATGTGGAGGTATGCGGCAGTGACCGTGACGAGGCCATCAGGATTCTTGGCTGGTGGGAGCAGATGACGGCGGCGTGA